A genome region from Triticum aestivum cultivar Chinese Spring chromosome 2B, IWGSC CS RefSeq v2.1, whole genome shotgun sequence includes the following:
- the LOC123047027 gene encoding plasma membrane ATPase-like: MGGLEEIRNEAVDLENIPIEEVFEQLKCTRQGLTSDEGAQRVEIFGLNKLEEKKESKVLKFLGFMWNPLSWVMEMAAIMAIALANGGGKPPDWQDFVGIIVLLVINSTISFIEENNAGNAAAALMANLAPKTKVLRDGRWGEQEASILVPGDIVSIKLGDIVPADARLLEGDPLKIDQSGLTGESLPVTKNPGDEVFSGSTCKQGEIEAVVIATGVHTFFGKAAHLVDSTNQVGHFQQVLTAIGNFCIVSIAVGIVIEIIVMFPIQRRKYRAGIENLLVLLIGGIPIAMPTVLSVTMAIGSHKLSQQGAITKRMTAIEELAGMDVLCSDKTGTLTLNKLSVDKNLVEVFAKGVDKEHVLLLAARASRVENQDAIDACMVGMLADPKEARAGIREVHFLPFNPTDKRTALTYIDAEGNWHRASKGAPEQIITLCNCKEDVKRKVHSVIEKYAERGLRSLAVARQEVPEKSKDSPGGPWQFIGLLPLFDPPRHDSAETIRKALVLGVNVKMITGDQLAIGKETGRRLGMGTNMYPSSALLGQSKDGSLESLPVDELIEKADGFAGVFPEHKYEIVKRLQEKKHIVGMTGDGVNDAPALKKADIGIAVDDATDAARSASDIVLTEPGLSVIISAVLTSRCIFQRMKNYTIYAVSITIRIVLGFMLIALIWKFDFAPFMVLIIAILNDGTIMTISKDRVKPSPLPDSWKLNEIFATGVVLGTYLALMTVVFFWVIHKTDFFTNKFGVRSIRDSEFEMMSALYLQVSIVSQALIFVTRSRSWSFVERPGFLLVTAFLLAQLVATLIAVYANWEFARIKGIGWGWAGVIWLFSIVFYFPLDIFKFFIRFVLSGRAWDNLLQNKTAFTTKENYGKGEREAQWATAQRTLHGLQAPEPASHTLFNDKSSYRELSEIAEQAKRRAEIARLRELNTLKGHVESVVKLKGLDIDTINQNYTV; encoded by the exons GAGAACATCCCCATCGAGGAGGTGTTCGAGCAGCTGAAATGCACGCGCCAGGGGCTCACCTCCGATGAGGGGGCGCAGCGTGTTGAAATCTTTGGTCTCAACAAGCTCGAAGAGAAGAAG GAGAGCAAAGTCCTCAAGTTCCTGGGATTCATGTGGAATCCGCTGTCCTGGGTCATGGAGATGGCTGCCATCATGGCCATCGCGCTGGCCAACGGTGGTGGGAAGCCCCCGGATTGGCAGGATTTCGTCGGAATCATCGTTCTCCTGGTCATCAACTCCACCATCTCCTTCATTGAAGAGAACAACGCCGGCAACGCTGCTGCTGCGCTCATGGCCAACCTTGCACCCAAGACAAAG GTGCTTAGGGATGGTCGATGGGGCGAGCAGGAGGCTTCAATCTTGGTTCCTGGTGACATTGTCAGCATCAAGCTCGGTGACATCGTCCCTGCTGATGCTCGTCTCCTCGAGGGTGATCCTTTGAAGATTGATCAGTCTGGACTTACAGGAGAGTCTCTCCCTGTGACCAAGAACCCTGGGGATGAGGTCTTTTCTGGATCAACGTGCAAGCAGGGTGAGATTGAGGCTGTGGTCATTGCCACTGGAGTACACACTTTCTTTGGCAAGGCTGCTCATCTCGTTGACAGCACCAACCAAGTTGGGCACTTCCAGCAGGTCCTCACTGCAATCGGAAACTTCTGCATCGTTTCGATCGCAGTGGGAATCGTCATTGAGATCATCGTCATGTTCCCGATCCAGCGCCGCAAGTACCGTGCCGGTATTGAGAACCTGTTGGTCCTGTTGATCGGTGGTATTCCGATTGCCATGCCTACAGTTTTGTCGGTCACCATGGCCATTGGTTCTCACAAGTTGTCCCAGCAGGGTGCTATCACCAAGAGGATGACTGCCATTGAAGAGTTGGCTGGCATGGATGTGCTTTGCAGTGATAAGACTGGCACACTCACCCTTAACAAGCTCAGTGTTGACAAGAACCTGGTTGAGGTGTTTGCGAAAGGTGTCGACAAAGAACATGTGCTGTTGTTGGCTGCAAGGGCTTCAAGGGTTGAAAACCAGGATGCCATTGATGCTTGCATGGTTGGTATGCTTGCTGATCCTAAGGAGGCAAGAGCTGGCATCAGGGAAGTGCACTTCTTGCCATTCAACCCTACTGACAAGAGGACTGCTCTGACTTACATCGATGCTGAGGGTAACTGGCACCGTGCCAGCAAGGGTGCTCCTGAGCAG ATTATTACCCTGTGCAACTGCAAGGAGGATGTGAAGAGAAAGGTGCACTCTGTGATTGAGAAGTACGCTGAGCGTGGGCTTCGTTCGCTTGCTGTTGCAAGACAG GAAGTACCCGAGAAATCCAAGGATTCTCCTGGTGGACCATGGCAATTCATTGGTCTGTTGCCCCTGTTTGATCCCCCAAGGCATGACAGTGCTGAGACCATCCGCAAGGCACTTGTTCTTGGTGTCAACGTCAAGATGATCACAG GTGACCAACTTGCTATTGGAAAGGAGACTGGTAGGAGGCTTGGGATGGGCACAAACATGTATCCTTCTTCTGCATTGCTTGGCCAAAGCAAGGATGGTTCACTTGAGTCACTTCCTGTTGATGAGCTGATTGAGAAGGCTGATGGATTTGCCGGAGTCTTCCCTG AGCACAAGTATGAGATTGTGAAGAGGCTGCAAGAGAAGAAGCACATCGTTGGTATGACTGGAGATGGTGTCAATGATGCTCCTGCTCTTAAGAAGGCCGACATTGGTATTGCTGTCGATGATGCTACAGATGCTGCTCGAAGTGCTTCCGACATTGTGCTTACCGAGCCAGGTCTCAGTGTCATTATCAGTGCTGTCCTGACCAGCAGGTGCATTTTCCAGAGGATGAAGAACTACACG ATCTATGCAGTTTCCATCACCATCCGTATTGTG CTTGGCTTTATGCTTATTGCCTTGATCTGGAAATTTGATTTCGCCCCCTTCATGGTCCTTATCATTGCCATCCTCAATGATG GTACtatcatgacaatatccaaggaCAGAGTTAAGCCATCTCCCTTGCCCGACAGCTGGAAGCTCAATGAAATCTTCGCCACTGGTGTTGTGCTCGGAACCTACCTTGCCCTGATGACTGTCGTCTTCTTCTGGGTTATCCACAAGACAGACTTCTTCACA AACAAATTCGGTGTCAGGTCAATCAGGGACAGCGAGTTTGAGATGATGTCTGCACTGTACCTCCAAGTCAGTATTGTGAGCCAGGCTCTTATATTCGTGACTCGTTCACGTAGCTGGTCCTTTGTTGAGCGCCCTGGTTTCCTCTTGGTTACCGCCTTCCTTCTTGCACAATTG GTTGCAACACTCATCGCTGTCTATGCCAACTGGGAGTTTGCAAGGATCAAGGGAATCGGGTGGGGCTGGGCTGGTGTTATCTGGCTCTTCAGCATTGTGTTCTACTTCCCACTTGACATTTTCAAGTTCTTCATCCGATTTGTGCTGAGTGGAAGGGCCTGGGACAACCTCCTGCAGAACAAG ACTGCTTTCACCACCAAAGAGAACTACGGCAAAGGGGAGAGGGAAGCACAATGGGCTACTGCACAGAGAACACTCCATGGCCTTCAAGCACCCGAGCCGGCCTCCCACACACTGTTCAACGACAAGAGCAGCTACCGTGAGCTCTCTGAGATCGCTGAGCAAGCAAAGAGAAGAGCTGAGATTGCAAG GTTGAGGGAGCTCAACACACTCAAGGGCCACGTTGAATCCGTGGTGAAGCTCAAGGGCCTTGACATCGACACCATCAACCAGAACTACACCGTGTGA